The following proteins are co-located in the Pedobacter frigiditerrae genome:
- the secDF gene encoding protein translocase subunit SecDF — MQGKGFIKFMAILLGIVCLYSLSFNLVTYNVEKDAKAYAKGDTIKEKAYLDSMATQPVYPVFGLTYQQVKGKEINLGLDLKGGMNVTMEISLAELTKSLANNTTDANFNEALRNAQAKLNAGGSDFISLFVNEYEKLVPNGKLADFFSTQDNAAQLKANASNADVKSFLSKEANSAIDRSFIILRSRIDGFGMVSPNMQKQEGSNRIFIEMPGVQDKERVRKLLQGSAELQFWQVYQNPEVYGILDNINKTLAASLKDTATVAPAAKATDTTKADNKLAGLGKLNKKDTSATAKNADAAKASPLIGTLLEIQAYKDQNGQIQLAPGAVVGTVLQKDTAKVMAYFAKPEIKPLIPGTLKFMWGLKPKDGTKRFDLYAIKVTSMDGKPALGGDAISNARSDYGENNKPQVSMNMTADGAAKWKKITAEAAGIPDDHSDDKAIAIVLDNTVYTAPTVNGEIPNGSSVISGSFTIDDTKDLANILKAGKLPAPAKIVSDFVVGPSLGQQAIDSGLSSFIIAFVVILAFMALYYNKAGWVANLALLINLFFIMGVLAAFGAVLTLPGIAGIVLTIGLSVDANILIFERVREELAQGKSTGVAIKEGFKHAMSSIIDSNVTLFILGAILAIFGTGPVRGFAVTLMVGIVTSLFAAVLISRVIFEGLLAKKANISFDNKYTKNAFKNIAFNFVGRRKLYYIISTLIIIAGIGFYVKNGGLNLGVDFKGGRTYIVKFDKLMNTEEVAHKLVPHFEGEEALVKTAGTDNSLKITTPYHIQDQDPNADKIVENALRKGLAETGAKFTIESQQKVTPTIASDIIYGAYGAILFSCVLMFIYILVRFRKWQYGLGAVIALFHDVLLVLSFYTILDGVLPFPLEIGQDFIAAILTVMGYTMTETVVVFDRIREKLGESGKTDVYGAERDTLINFALNSTLSRTILTSLTVFFVLLVIFIFGGDSIRGFIFALLIGRIIGTYSSLCISTPIVIDLSKNEAKKA, encoded by the coding sequence ATGCAAGGTAAAGGTTTTATTAAATTTATGGCAATACTATTGGGTATTGTCTGTCTGTATTCTCTTTCGTTTAATCTAGTTACATATAATGTAGAAAAAGACGCCAAAGCGTACGCCAAAGGCGACACAATCAAAGAAAAAGCGTATTTAGATTCAATGGCTACTCAGCCAGTTTATCCAGTATTTGGCTTAACCTATCAGCAAGTTAAAGGTAAAGAGATTAACCTTGGCCTTGACTTAAAAGGTGGTATGAACGTTACCATGGAGATTTCTTTAGCTGAGCTAACTAAATCTTTGGCAAATAATACTACAGATGCAAACTTTAACGAAGCATTAAGAAACGCACAAGCAAAATTAAATGCTGGAGGTAGTGATTTCATTTCGTTATTTGTTAATGAATACGAAAAACTTGTACCGAATGGTAAGTTAGCCGATTTCTTTTCAACTCAAGATAATGCTGCGCAGTTAAAAGCTAATGCAAGCAATGCTGATGTAAAAAGTTTCCTTTCTAAAGAAGCTAATAGTGCAATTGACCGTTCATTTATCATTTTGCGTAGTCGTATTGATGGTTTTGGTATGGTTAGTCCTAACATGCAAAAACAAGAAGGTTCTAACAGAATCTTTATTGAGATGCCAGGTGTTCAAGACAAAGAGCGTGTTCGTAAATTATTACAAGGTTCTGCTGAATTACAATTTTGGCAAGTTTATCAAAATCCAGAAGTATATGGCATTTTAGATAACATTAATAAAACTCTTGCTGCTAGTCTTAAAGATACTGCTACAGTTGCTCCTGCGGCTAAAGCAACAGATACTACTAAAGCTGATAATAAATTAGCTGGTCTTGGTAAATTAAACAAAAAAGATACTTCAGCAACTGCTAAAAATGCTGATGCGGCTAAAGCAAGTCCACTAATTGGCACTTTATTAGAAATTCAAGCTTACAAAGACCAAAACGGACAAATTCAATTGGCTCCTGGTGCTGTTGTAGGTACAGTGCTACAAAAAGATACTGCTAAGGTGATGGCATATTTTGCTAAACCAGAAATTAAACCACTTATTCCAGGCACATTGAAATTCATGTGGGGTCTTAAACCTAAAGATGGAACTAAGCGTTTTGATTTATATGCAATCAAAGTAACATCAATGGATGGCAAACCAGCTTTAGGTGGTGATGCAATCTCAAATGCTCGTAGCGATTACGGTGAGAACAACAAGCCTCAAGTTTCTATGAACATGACTGCTGATGGTGCTGCAAAATGGAAAAAAATTACTGCAGAAGCAGCTGGTATTCCAGATGACCACTCTGACGACAAAGCAATTGCTATTGTTTTAGATAACACAGTTTATACTGCTCCTACTGTAAACGGCGAAATTCCAAATGGTAGCTCTGTTATCTCTGGTAGTTTCACTATTGATGACACTAAAGATTTAGCTAACATCTTAAAAGCTGGTAAATTACCTGCTCCTGCTAAAATCGTTTCAGATTTCGTGGTTGGTCCTTCATTGGGTCAACAAGCAATTGATAGCGGTTTATCATCATTTATCATTGCATTCGTAGTTATTTTAGCCTTTATGGCTTTATATTACAACAAAGCTGGTTGGGTTGCTAACTTGGCATTGTTAATTAACTTATTCTTTATCATGGGTGTACTTGCAGCATTTGGTGCTGTACTTACTTTACCTGGTATTGCTGGTATCGTTTTAACAATAGGTTTATCGGTTGATGCGAACATCCTAATCTTTGAACGTGTGAGGGAAGAACTCGCTCAAGGTAAGAGTACGGGCGTTGCAATTAAAGAAGGTTTTAAACATGCAATGTCTTCAATTATCGACTCAAACGTAACCTTGTTTATCTTAGGTGCTATTTTGGCTATCTTCGGTACAGGACCAGTACGTGGTTTTGCGGTAACCTTAATGGTAGGTATTGTAACTTCATTATTTGCAGCAGTGTTAATCTCTCGTGTAATATTTGAAGGTTTATTAGCTAAAAAAGCAAATATTTCATTCGATAATAAATACACCAAAAACGCATTTAAAAATATTGCCTTCAACTTTGTTGGACGTAGAAAATTATACTACATTATCTCTACATTAATCATTATTGCTGGTATTGGTTTTTATGTTAAAAATGGCGGTTTAAACCTTGGTGTAGATTTTAAAGGCGGTAGAACTTATATTGTTAAGTTCGATAAATTAATGAATACTGAAGAAGTTGCTCACAAATTGGTTCCTCATTTTGAAGGTGAAGAAGCTTTAGTTAAAACTGCTGGCACGGATAATTCATTAAAAATTACTACTCCTTATCACATCCAAGATCAAGACCCAAATGCTGATAAAATTGTTGAAAATGCCTTAAGAAAAGGTTTAGCAGAAACTGGTGCTAAGTTCACTATCGAAAGTCAACAAAAAGTTACCCCTACTATTGCTAGTGATATCATTTATGGCGCTTATGGAGCAATATTGTTCTCATGTGTGCTAATGTTTATCTACATCTTAGTTCGTTTTAGAAAATGGCAATATGGCTTAGGTGCGGTTATCGCATTGTTCCATGACGTGTTATTGGTATTATCATTCTATACTATTTTAGATGGTGTATTGCCCTTCCCATTAGAAATTGGACAAGATTTTATCGCTGCTATTTTAACGGTAATGGGTTATACAATGACAGAAACTGTAGTTGTGTTTGACCGTATTCGTGAGAAATTAGGCGAATCTGGTAAAACTGATGTTTATGGTGCAGAAAGAGATACTTTAATCAACTTCGCATTAAACAGTACATTAAGTCGTACTATCTTAACATCATTAACCGTATTCTTCGTGTTATTGGTAATCTTTATTTTCGGTGGTGATAGCATTCGTGGATTTATCTTCGCATTGCTAATTGGTCGTATCATTGGTACATATTCATCATTATGTATCTCTACTCCTATCGTAATAGATTTATCTAAAAACGAAGCCAAAAAAGCTTAA
- a CDS encoding dihydrofolate reductase, which produces MNKLSIVVAISENKAIGKDNQLLWHLPADLKHFKEITSGHTIIMGRKTYDSIGRPLPNRRNIVITRKADLQIENVEVVNSLEEAISLCKNEEEVFIIGGAEIYKNSISLSNRIYLTTVHKEYEADVFFPKINADEWVETYQEYHGPDEKNSVAYTFSTLERK; this is translated from the coding sequence ATGAACAAACTATCCATCGTCGTAGCCATCTCAGAAAACAAAGCAATTGGCAAAGACAATCAATTGTTATGGCATTTGCCTGCCGATTTGAAACATTTCAAAGAAATCACCTCTGGACATACCATTATTATGGGTAGAAAGACTTATGATTCTATCGGCAGACCACTACCAAACAGAAGAAATATTGTAATTACCCGCAAAGCTGATTTACAAATTGAAAACGTGGAAGTTGTAAACAGCCTAGAAGAAGCAATATCGCTCTGCAAAAATGAAGAAGAGGTGTTTATAATAGGTGGAGCAGAGATTTATAAGAATTCTATTTCATTGAGCAATAGGATTTATTTAACAACGGTTCACAAAGAATATGAGGCTGATGTTTTTTTCCCAAAAATAAATGCGGATGAATGGGTAGAAACCTATCAAGAATATCACGGACCTGATGAAAAAAATAGCGTAGCTTACACTTTTTCGACGTTAGAACGCAAATAA